The Terriglobus roseus sequence GGTAGACCTTGCCATCAGGCGAGGTTGCCGCGAGGACGCTGCCATCCGGGAGCGGCAGGACGGCCTGAACATTGAGCTCTTTAAAGGATGCGGCGGTGGTAATGGCCCCCTTCTCATCGATCTTCAGGAGTTGTGATCCGCCGGATGCTGCGCCAGTCCCGGCATAGAGGCTGTTCCCACTGCTAGCTAGTGACCACAGGAAGGTGGCCTGGGTGCTGGCGATGGCACGCAGTGCGGGGGCCGGCTCCAACCGGCCGTCGTTGCGCACGGCGATGTTGGTAGGTGTGCCGCGCTCGAACTCTTCATAGCGACTGACGGTCCACTGCCGGGTGCCCTGTGCGGCGATCGGCAGAGCGGTGACGGCGAACGAGAGGAGCAGGGCAACGGTGTGTCGGATGGTGGGCCTCAGCGGATGCGGATAGTGACGACTTCGGCGCCGGAGAGTTCGGCGCCGGCAGGTGCGGAACCGGCCTCGGCGGCGGTCTCGGAGGTGAAGGAGATCTGCCGCGTACCGCGCAGGGGCTGCATGACATTCGCGATAGAGGGCGGCAGCGACGGCAAGGCTACGGCGGCGGTAACGGCCTGTGTCTGGTGGTCGAGCAGTGTGACCCACACGCGATCGTTGGCGTGGCTGCGGTTCAATTGCGCGACGGTATCGGCAAGTCCCAGCGGTTGCGCACCGGCGTTGGCGGGCGGACGCAACAGACGGTCGAGCGAGGCACCATCACTGACGAAGATCCGCAATGGACCTTCGGTGAGAGTGTCGGGCAACGTCACCGGGATCCTTAGGACTCGTGTCTCCTGCTGGAAGGGGCGGATCGTCGCCTCGACCGTGATGGTGTCGCCGGGGCGAGCTTCATTGGTGCTCAGGCGGACGGTTTCAATCTCGGCCGACTCGCGGTGCGGTACGGCTGTTGCCTCGATCCGGATGCTGTCGATGTGCGGCTGTGCGAGGTCGTTACCATAGACCGCCATGAATCGTGCCCCGAAGTACTGCGTCGCTGCCGAGGCCGCGGAGACACCGTCCGCCGAGGCGAAGGTGTTGCTCAGGCGGATCGCGCCGGCATTGGCGAGGGTAATCTCGCCAGTCAGGTGCAGACTCATGTCATTCGCAGCGATGTTGGTCTGGTTCAGCGACTGGAAGACAGCCGCCAGCATCACCTGGGGCGTCAGTTGCCGATTATCCAACACCTCGAAGTGCAGCGACTGCGCCGGCAGGTTGCTGCCGGTGGCAGGTGTGACCGCGACGCTCACGGGGATCATGCGCGCCGTCCTGCCGAACGTCCCGGCGACGGCGTTGGCGCGGTCCTGCGTGAAGCTGCCGACGGTCTCCGTGGTGTTAACGATCTTGAAGGCGTTCATGGGCGAGGGCAGCGTGGCCAGAACCTGTGCCTTGGTCATGGGGATGGAGACGTCGCCGAACTGGGTGATGGGATGGCCGCA is a genomic window containing:
- a CDS encoding SpoIVB peptidase S55 translates to MITRRKATGRALPLPVSAVSWRALALVAGAIAPPVLRAQAPVSGPPRNAEIFPFADVKRGLHGTAWTVFEGVDPEPMDVEILGRLKDAIGPGQDMILGRLHGTKPEFTGVVAGMSGSPVYIDGKLLGAVSYRIGQFSKEPICGITPIGSMFQVRDLPALVDPGIAVPLGRTQGAAAAPTATDPNLQIRPIDTPLVFNGFSSDTVTRYGDGFRAMGLEPVSGIGSASPETLQPEPIVPGSAVSAVLARGDLNVAATCTVTYVDAHQLLACGHPITQFGDVSIPMTKAQVLATLPSPMNAFKIVNTTETVGSFTQDRANAVAGTFGRTARMIPVSVAVTPATGSNLPAQSLHFEVLDNRQLTPQVMLAAVFQSLNQTNIAANDMSLHLTGEITLANAGAIRLSNTFASADGVSAASAATQYFGARFMAVYGNDLAQPHIDSIRIEATAVPHRESAEIETVRLSTNEARPGDTITVEATIRPFQQETRVLRIPVTLPDTLTEGPLRIFVSDGASLDRLLRPPANAGAQPLGLADTVAQLNRSHANDRVWVTLLDHQTQAVTAAVALPSLPPSIANVMQPLRGTRQISFTSETAAEAGSAPAGAELSGAEVVTIRIR